The following coding sequences lie in one Mycobacterium sp. 050128 genomic window:
- a CDS encoding muconolactone Delta-isomerase family protein, producing MDFLVRVDVARAYALPEDERSALIERERSRGRELLSQGVIRQLWRLPGTRTNIGIWSAADADALEEALASLPIRSYAEIHVTALATFTP from the coding sequence ATGGACTTCCTAGTTCGCGTGGACGTTGCCCGCGCCTACGCGCTACCCGAGGACGAACGTTCGGCTCTGATCGAACGTGAACGGTCCAGGGGCCGAGAGCTGCTGTCACAGGGCGTGATTCGGCAGCTCTGGCGGTTGCCTGGTACCCGGACCAACATCGGGATCTGGTCAGCCGCTGATGCCGACGCCTTGGAGGAGGCGCTTGCCAGCCTGCCGATCCGATCGTATGCCGAGATTCACGTCACCGCACTAGCCACCTTCACCCCGTGA
- a CDS encoding TIGR03618 family F420-dependent PPOX class oxidoreductase, with protein MTTLQEAASLSSDEQGLVVVSTLRANGTIQSSLVNAGVLAHPVTGETILAVVAVGPVKLANLRARPQVTATFRNGWQWAAVEGRAELAGPDDPQPWLDAEGLRLLLRAIFTAAGGEHDDWDEYDRVMAEQRRAAVLIRPDRVYGN; from the coding sequence GTGACGACTCTTCAAGAAGCAGCATCGCTGTCCAGCGACGAGCAGGGCCTGGTGGTGGTGTCGACGTTGCGAGCCAACGGCACCATCCAGTCGTCGCTGGTTAACGCCGGCGTCCTGGCCCATCCCGTCACCGGGGAGACCATCTTGGCCGTGGTCGCGGTAGGCCCCGTCAAGCTGGCGAACCTGCGGGCTCGACCCCAGGTCACGGCCACCTTCCGCAACGGTTGGCAGTGGGCGGCCGTCGAAGGGCGCGCCGAGCTGGCCGGACCCGATGATCCCCAACCCTGGCTTGACGCCGAAGGGCTGCGGCTGTTGCTCCGAGCGATCTTCACCGCAGCCGGCGGCGAACACGACGACTGGGACGAGTACGACCGGGTGATGGCCGAGCAGCGCCGGGCAGCGGTGCTCATCCGCCCCGACCGGGTCTACGGCAACTGA
- a CDS encoding SDR family NAD(P)-dependent oxidoreductase has translation MVATSSKAVLITGANVGLGKEVARQLALAGDFDRIYLACRNTDSGRAAAADLERITGRSIFTVVRMDLTDSDSVRSALSTLDGPLHAVVMNAGGTGGPTPLALTADGVTHVFGSNVLGHVVMLENLLADGALTNTAVLVGSEAARGVPSMGMARPTFTDHSVEEFAGVIDGSFFKQRKFNTFLAYGQVKYLGALWMSALARKHPDLRLLTVSPGNTAGTEALRDMGPLTRALMNHLLLPYVLPALGRGHRLETGAQRLVDGVTDEQLRSGVFYASAPGKVVGPLVDQAEIVADFKDPAIQQHAYEAIHRFVKKPRSHQQPPPRTIGADGVESR, from the coding sequence ATGGTTGCGACGTCATCCAAGGCGGTTCTGATCACCGGTGCCAACGTTGGGCTCGGCAAGGAGGTGGCGCGCCAACTCGCTCTTGCCGGCGATTTCGACAGGATCTATCTGGCGTGTCGCAACACTGACAGCGGGCGGGCCGCGGCCGCCGACCTGGAGCGCATCACGGGCAGGTCCATCTTCACGGTAGTTCGAATGGACCTGACCGATTCGGACTCGGTGAGGTCCGCGCTGAGCACGTTGGATGGCCCACTTCATGCGGTCGTCATGAACGCTGGCGGCACCGGTGGCCCGACACCGCTGGCGCTCACCGCTGATGGCGTCACGCACGTCTTCGGTTCCAACGTGCTTGGCCACGTCGTAATGCTCGAGAATCTCCTCGCCGACGGGGCGTTGACCAACACCGCGGTCCTGGTGGGTAGCGAAGCCGCGCGCGGTGTTCCCTCGATGGGGATGGCGCGGCCCACGTTCACCGACCACTCGGTGGAGGAGTTCGCCGGCGTCATCGACGGTTCGTTCTTCAAGCAGCGCAAGTTCAATACGTTCCTCGCTTACGGGCAGGTGAAATACCTTGGTGCGTTGTGGATGTCGGCGCTGGCGCGAAAGCATCCCGACCTTCGGCTGCTCACAGTAAGCCCGGGCAACACCGCGGGAACGGAGGCATTGCGCGACATGGGCCCGCTCACCAGGGCCTTGATGAATCATCTTCTGTTGCCCTACGTCCTTCCCGCGTTGGGGCGCGGACACCGGTTGGAGACGGGTGCCCAGCGGCTGGTCGATGGAGTAACCGACGAACAGTTGCGCAGCGGCGTGTTCTACGCCAGCGCACCGGGCAAGGTCGTCGGGCCCCTAGTGGATCAGGCTGAGATCGTCGCCGACTTCAAGGACCCGGCAATACAACAGCATGCCTACGAAGCCATCCATCGCTTCGTGAAGAAGCCACGCTCACACCAACAACCGCCTCCCCGCACCATCGGTGCGGATGGCGTCGAGTCCCGCTGA
- a CDS encoding TetR/AcrR family transcriptional regulator, with translation MQGSRRASTTHWNDGQHETNRKGDQGSGARSDEISPDLANVMAANESVTEPRRLTPKGRATRERIVATAAQLMHDHGVAGTSLGDVQKAAGVGVSQVYHYFGDKDSLIRAVIAYRIDALLATLGGLDSMDGLRAWRDLLVDTLRQRNCEGGCPVGSLVGELVEAFPECRADLAGGFDQWEAAIREGLRAMCDRGDLRRKADPDRLATALLAAVEGGMLLAQIRRDPAPLETALDEVLDRIEELRPRRASAPR, from the coding sequence ATGCAGGGTTCGCGGCGCGCGAGCACCACGCACTGGAACGACGGACAGCATGAGACGAATCGGAAAGGGGATCAGGGCAGCGGGGCCCGCAGCGACGAGATCTCGCCAGACCTGGCCAACGTGATGGCAGCGAACGAATCGGTCACCGAGCCGCGACGGCTCACCCCCAAGGGACGGGCCACGCGGGAGCGCATCGTGGCGACAGCAGCGCAACTGATGCACGACCATGGTGTCGCCGGCACGAGTCTCGGTGACGTCCAGAAGGCGGCGGGCGTTGGCGTTTCGCAGGTGTATCACTACTTCGGGGACAAGGATTCGCTGATCCGGGCCGTCATCGCGTACCGCATCGACGCACTCCTGGCAACGCTGGGCGGGCTGGACAGCATGGACGGGTTACGCGCCTGGCGAGACCTCCTCGTCGACACGCTTCGCCAGCGCAACTGTGAGGGCGGCTGCCCGGTCGGGTCGCTGGTCGGGGAGCTGGTCGAGGCCTTTCCGGAGTGTCGAGCCGACCTCGCCGGCGGATTCGACCAGTGGGAAGCGGCGATCCGTGAGGGCCTACGGGCCATGTGCGACCGGGGCGATCTGCGCCGCAAGGCCGATCCCGACCGGCTGGCGACCGCACTGTTGGCCGCGGTCGAAGGCGGCATGCTGCTCGCGCAGATTCGCCGGGACCCCGCTCCGCTCGAAACGGCACTCGATGAGGTCCTCGATCGCATCGAGGAGCTCAGGCCCCGACGCGCGTCGGCCCCTCGGTAA
- a CDS encoding M20/M25/M40 family metallo-hydrolase — MTVENGVPNHPSDDVVEVVSRLIRFDTTNTGDPETTQGEAECAHWVAEQLAEVGYRPEYLESGAPGRGNVFVRLKGADSSRGALLIHGHLDVVPAEPADWSVHPFSGAVEDGYVWGRGAVDMKDMVGMMIVVARQLKQAGIVPPRDLLFAFVADEEHGGKYGSHWLVDNRPELFEGVTEAIGEVGGFSLTVPRRDGGERRLYLIETAEKGIQWMKLTARGQAGHGSMANDRNAVTLLAEAVARIGRHQFPLVMTDTVVEFLAAISDETGLTFDTGSGDLEGAIEKLGPMARMLKAIVRDTANPTMLKAGYKANVIPGSAEAVIDCRVLPGRQAAFEAEIDELLGADVTREWIRDLPSYETSFDGDLVDAMNAAVLAVDPDGRTVPYMLSGGTDAKAFARIGIRCFGFAPLKLPPELDFASLFHGVDERVPVDALRFGTDVLAHFLTHC, encoded by the coding sequence GTGACAGTTGAGAACGGAGTTCCCAACCATCCAAGCGACGATGTGGTCGAAGTTGTCAGCAGGCTGATCCGGTTCGACACCACCAACACCGGTGACCCCGAGACCACGCAGGGCGAGGCCGAATGCGCCCACTGGGTTGCCGAGCAGCTCGCCGAGGTCGGCTACCGACCCGAATACCTCGAATCCGGCGCCCCCGGGCGGGGCAATGTGTTCGTCCGCCTCAAGGGCGCCGACAGCTCACGGGGCGCACTGCTGATCCATGGGCATCTCGACGTCGTGCCGGCCGAACCCGCCGATTGGAGCGTGCATCCGTTTTCCGGCGCGGTCGAGGACGGCTATGTCTGGGGCCGCGGCGCGGTCGACATGAAAGACATGGTCGGGATGATGATCGTCGTCGCCCGACAGTTGAAGCAGGCCGGCATCGTGCCGCCGCGTGATTTGCTGTTCGCGTTCGTGGCCGACGAGGAGCATGGCGGCAAGTACGGGTCGCATTGGCTGGTCGACAACCGCCCGGAGCTGTTCGAGGGCGTCACCGAGGCGATCGGCGAGGTGGGCGGGTTCTCGCTGACCGTGCCGCGTCGTGACGGCGGCGAACGCCGGCTGTATCTGATCGAGACGGCCGAGAAGGGCATCCAGTGGATGAAGCTGACCGCCCGGGGCCAGGCGGGGCACGGCTCGATGGCCAACGACCGCAATGCGGTCACGCTGCTTGCTGAGGCCGTTGCCCGGATCGGCCGGCACCAGTTTCCGCTGGTAATGACCGACACCGTCGTCGAGTTCCTGGCCGCCATCAGTGACGAGACCGGCCTGACCTTCGACACCGGCTCCGGCGATCTGGAGGGCGCGATCGAAAAACTCGGCCCGATGGCCCGCATGCTGAAGGCGATCGTGCGTGACACCGCCAACCCGACGATGCTGAAGGCGGGGTACAAGGCCAACGTGATCCCCGGCAGCGCCGAGGCGGTGATCGACTGCCGCGTGCTGCCCGGCCGGCAGGCCGCGTTCGAGGCCGAGATCGACGAGTTGCTCGGTGCAGACGTGACCCGGGAGTGGATCCGGGACCTGCCGTCGTACGAGACCAGTTTCGACGGCGATCTGGTCGACGCGATGAACGCCGCGGTGCTCGCGGTGGACCCGGACGGCCGCACCGTGCCCTACATGCTGTCCGGCGGGACTGACGCAAAGGCCTTCGCGCGCATAGGCATTCGCTGCTTTGGCTTCGCGCCGCTGAAGTTGCCGCCGGAGCTGGATTTTGCTTCTCTGTTCCACGGCGTCGATGAGCGGGTACCCGTCGATGCGCTGCGGTTCGGCACCGACGTGCTGGCCCATTTCCTGACCCACTGTTAG
- a CDS encoding YbhB/YbcL family Raf kinase inhibitor-like protein, whose product MSLPSDPYDALPKLPSFTLTSTSITDGQPLATPQVSGIMGAGGEDVSPQLSWSGFPAETRSFAVTVYDPDAPTLSGFWHWAVANLPADVTELPEDAGDGRELPGGAQQLVNDAGMRRFIGAAPPPGHGPHRYYVAVHAVDVDKIDLTEDASPAFLGFNLFQHAIARAYIYGTYEQK is encoded by the coding sequence ATGAGCTTGCCGTCCGACCCGTATGACGCGCTGCCCAAGCTGCCGTCGTTCACCTTGACCTCGACCTCGATCACCGACGGTCAGCCGCTGGCGACGCCGCAGGTCAGCGGCATCATGGGCGCCGGGGGAGAAGACGTGAGCCCGCAGCTGAGCTGGTCGGGATTCCCCGCGGAGACGCGCAGCTTCGCGGTCACCGTCTATGACCCCGACGCCCCGACGCTGTCCGGGTTCTGGCACTGGGCCGTGGCCAACCTGCCGGCCGACGTCACCGAGCTGCCCGAGGACGCGGGCGACGGCCGCGAGCTGCCCGGCGGCGCCCAGCAGCTGGTCAACGACGCCGGCATGCGGCGTTTCATCGGCGCCGCGCCGCCGCCCGGGCACGGTCCGCATCGCTACTACGTGGCAGTGCATGCCGTCGATGTCGACAAGATCGACCTCACCGAGGACGCGAGCCCGGCGTTCCTCGGCTTCAACCTGTTCCAGCACGCGATCGCGCGGGCCTACATCTACGGCACCTACGAACAGAAGTAG
- a CDS encoding dienelactone hydrolase family protein: MLVLPGGRVRSDEASRWWQPANVRMMLVAAALRWRLGRDVEVRLVRYRLRGWNSPRYDAVVDATAVLDSVSHQFDAKNIVLVGHSMGGRVATRLAAGGRVGAVVALAPYWPRDDGDLIPPSTRLLVVHGTADTRTDPEASRIQTVRARQRGLDAQWVGIAGADHSMLRPYFEWHRRTVDFVAEYLQ; this comes from the coding sequence GTGCTCGTCCTACCGGGCGGGCGGGTGCGCAGCGACGAGGCGTCGCGGTGGTGGCAGCCGGCCAACGTCCGGATGATGTTGGTCGCTGCCGCCCTGAGGTGGCGGCTGGGCCGCGACGTCGAGGTGCGACTCGTCCGGTACCGCCTTCGTGGCTGGAACAGCCCGCGATACGACGCGGTGGTCGACGCCACTGCGGTGCTTGACTCCGTTAGTCATCAGTTCGATGCGAAAAACATTGTGCTGGTAGGCCATTCGATGGGTGGTCGAGTCGCGACTCGGCTTGCTGCCGGTGGACGGGTCGGCGCGGTGGTTGCGCTGGCACCGTACTGGCCCCGCGATGACGGCGACCTGATTCCGCCGTCGACCCGGCTGCTGGTGGTGCACGGCACCGCCGACACCCGCACCGACCCCGAAGCATCGCGCATCCAAACGGTACGAGCCCGCCAGCGCGGGCTGGACGCGCAGTGGGTGGGCATCGCGGGTGCGGACCATTCGATGCTGCGACCGTACTTTGAATGGCACCGTCGCACAGTCGATTTCGTCGCGGAGTATCTTCAGTAA
- a CDS encoding HNH endonuclease signature motif containing protein encodes MCSSSREEIQEDFDALRGAVSRIVDHSYDALTTPERLALLERLECETRRLRVPGHELINQLGEQSDSGELGGTLTAALAHQLRITRSEAGRRIAEAADLGPRRAISGEPLPPRLTATAKAQRDGNIGSSHVAVIRQFFDALPSWVDIETREYAEKDLAEHATHYRPDQVAKLADRLAAYLNPDGNFTDDDRARRRGLTLGKQDIDGMSRLSGWLTPEARATVEAVLAKTASPGMCNPEDDLPVVDGTPAAVVARRDIRTAAQRNHDGLNAALRAVLASGKLGQHNGLPTTIIVTTTLKDLDAAAGKGLTGGGTLLPMSDVIRLARDAYHYLAVFDDAKPVALYHTKRLASAGQRIVLYAKDRGCTRPGCDVPGYWCEVHHVEDWAITHRTDIDQLTLACGPDHKLLEKGWKTRKRKDVATEWIPPPHLDRDQPRVNTFHHPEVLLVDGADGVA; translated from the coding sequence ATGTGTTCGAGTAGTCGCGAGGAGATCCAAGAGGACTTCGACGCACTGCGCGGCGCGGTCTCGCGCATCGTCGACCACTCGTACGATGCGCTGACCACACCGGAACGGCTGGCACTGCTTGAGCGGCTCGAATGCGAAACCCGGCGGCTGCGGGTTCCGGGGCATGAATTGATCAACCAGCTCGGCGAACAGTCCGACTCCGGTGAGCTGGGTGGAACCTTGACCGCTGCGCTGGCCCACCAGCTGCGGATCACGCGAAGTGAGGCCGGCCGGCGTATTGCTGAGGCGGCCGATCTGGGGCCGCGGCGGGCGATCAGCGGCGAACCGCTGCCCCCGCGATTGACCGCGACGGCAAAGGCCCAGCGCGACGGCAATATCGGCTCATCCCATGTCGCGGTGATCCGCCAGTTCTTCGACGCGCTGCCCTCCTGGGTGGACATCGAGACCCGGGAATACGCCGAGAAGGATCTGGCCGAACATGCCACCCACTATCGGCCCGACCAGGTGGCCAAGCTCGCAGACCGGCTGGCCGCTTACCTCAACCCCGACGGCAACTTCACCGACGACGATCGCGCCCGCCGCCGCGGACTCACGCTGGGTAAGCAAGACATCGATGGCATGTCGCGGCTGTCCGGCTGGCTGACCCCCGAAGCCCGCGCCACCGTTGAAGCCGTGCTGGCCAAAACGGCTTCCCCCGGTATGTGCAATCCCGAGGACGACCTGCCCGTCGTGGACGGCACACCCGCCGCCGTTGTCGCGCGGCGTGATATCCGGACTGCCGCCCAGCGCAATCACGACGGCCTTAACGCCGCCCTACGCGCCGTGTTGGCCAGCGGAAAGCTGGGTCAGCACAACGGTTTACCGACCACCATCATCGTGACCACCACACTGAAGGATCTCGATGCCGCGGCCGGCAAAGGGCTGACGGGCGGCGGCACCCTGCTTCCCATGAGTGACGTGATCCGGCTGGCCCGTGACGCTTACCACTACCTGGCGGTCTTTGACGACGCCAAACCCGTGGCGCTGTACCACACCAAACGGCTGGCCTCTGCGGGACAGCGAATAGTCTTGTACGCGAAGGATCGTGGTTGCACGCGACCGGGCTGTGACGTACCCGGTTACTGGTGCGAGGTACACCACGTCGAAGACTGGGCGATCACCCACCGCACCGACATCGACCAGCTCACCCTGGCCTGCGGCCCCGATCACAAGCTGCTCGAGAAGGGCTGGAAGACCCGAAAGCGCAAAGACGTTGCCACCGAATGGATTCCGCCACCACATCTCGACCGAGATCAGCCACGGGTCAACACCTTTCATCACCCGGAAGTCCTGCTAGTCGACGGAGCAGACGGAGTGGCCTAG
- a CDS encoding quinone-dependent dihydroorotate dehydrogenase, translating into MYGLARRLFFLIPPERIHTLVFTALRVATAVGVPRRLLHRLLGPSDPVLASTVFGVHFPAPLGLAAGFDKDGMGLRTWGALGFGYAEVGTVTAHPQPGNPAPRLFRLPQDRALLNRMGFNNHGAGELATRLARHQPDVPIGVNIGKTKVTPAAEAVDDYRASARLVGPLASYLVVNVSSPNTPGLRDLQAVESLRPILAAVLAETSVPVLVKIAPDLSDSDVDDIADLAVELGLAGIVATNTTVSREGLRTPGVDELGPGGISGPPVAHRAVEVLRRLYRRVGDRLVLISVGGIETADDAWERITAGASLLQGYTGFIYGGGLWPKHIHDGIARRLHDGGFATLSDAVGSAVSPPT; encoded by the coding sequence CTGTACGGTCTGGCGCGCCGCCTGTTCTTCTTGATCCCGCCCGAGCGGATTCACACGCTGGTTTTCACCGCGCTGCGCGTCGCGACCGCCGTCGGGGTGCCGCGCCGGCTGCTGCACCGGCTACTCGGGCCGAGTGATCCGGTGTTGGCCAGCACGGTGTTCGGCGTGCACTTCCCCGCGCCGCTGGGGCTGGCCGCCGGCTTCGACAAGGACGGCATGGGGCTGCGCACCTGGGGCGCCTTGGGTTTCGGGTATGCCGAGGTCGGCACCGTGACCGCGCACCCGCAGCCCGGCAACCCGGCACCGCGCCTGTTCCGGCTGCCCCAGGATCGGGCGCTGCTGAATCGGATGGGGTTCAACAATCACGGTGCCGGCGAGCTGGCCACCCGTCTGGCCCGCCATCAGCCGGACGTGCCGATCGGGGTGAACATCGGCAAGACCAAGGTCACGCCGGCCGCCGAGGCCGTCGACGACTACCGGGCCAGCGCGCGGCTGGTCGGCCCGCTGGCGTCGTATCTGGTGGTCAACGTCAGCTCGCCGAACACGCCGGGGTTGCGCGATCTGCAGGCGGTCGAATCGTTGCGGCCCATCCTGGCCGCGGTGCTCGCCGAGACGTCGGTGCCGGTGCTGGTCAAGATCGCCCCGGATCTCAGCGATTCCGACGTCGACGACATCGCGGACCTGGCCGTCGAGCTGGGACTGGCCGGCATTGTCGCGACCAACACCACGGTGTCGCGAGAGGGTCTGCGCACCCCGGGAGTCGACGAGCTGGGGCCCGGCGGCATCTCCGGGCCGCCGGTGGCACACCGCGCCGTCGAGGTGCTGCGCCGGCTCTACCGCCGGGTCGGCGATCGCCTGGTGCTGATCAGCGTCGGCGGCATCGAGACCGCCGACGACGCGTGGGAGCGCATCACCGCCGGCGCCTCGCTGCTGCAGGGTTATACCGGCTTCATCTACGGAGGCGGCTTGTGGCCCAAGCACATTCACGACGGCATTGCGAGGCGGCTGCACGACGGCGGTTTCGCCACACTGAGCGATGCGGTCGGGTCGGCGGTCAGCCCGCCGACCTAG
- a CDS encoding DUF5703 family protein — MTAPRWSRLPAGWVADMSDDYEWVPLRLPPEVTRLSASIRLSIEAEYRGWELTRVRLYNDGSRRVLLRRKKTRISDRRPDQPEL, encoded by the coding sequence TTGACGGCGCCGCGGTGGAGTCGCCTACCGGCGGGCTGGGTCGCGGACATGTCCGACGACTACGAATGGGTTCCGCTGCGCCTGCCCCCGGAGGTGACCAGGCTCAGCGCCTCCATCCGGCTGTCCATCGAGGCCGAATACCGTGGCTGGGAGCTTACCCGGGTGCGGTTGTACAACGACGGCAGCAGACGGGTGTTGTTGCGCCGCAAGAAAACTCGCATCAGTGACCGACGGCCCGATCAGCCGGAACTGTGA
- a CDS encoding YncE family protein, which yields MLSRRKTKKRTAQRSFVRLVTLLALVAGCSSNPLDSAPPTIESAYPAQSPPVSQNPAGTVRPLAAHVAATVFDDGTHQLAVLTPGAGPGAAASVAVFGPGQLAPRVIGLPGPATALTSDGHGTAYLAARGGYVVLDLTGGHTTQVNVADSAGVDFTAIARRADGKLMLGSADGAVYTVGAASADTATVQNRTKVFARVDGLVTQGNTTVVLDRGQTSVTTIGADGRVAQSLRAGAGATTMAADPVGRVLVADTRGDELLVYGVDPLILRQAYPVRQAPYGLAGSRDLAWVSQTASNMVIGYDLSTGIPVEKVRYPTVQQPNSLAFDEASNTLYVVSGSGAGVQVIERAAGTR from the coding sequence TTGCTATCACGTCGTAAGACCAAGAAACGAACAGCTCAACGATCTTTTGTTAGATTGGTCACTTTGCTGGCGTTAGTCGCTGGTTGTTCATCGAATCCGCTCGATAGCGCCCCGCCCACCATCGAATCCGCGTATCCCGCCCAGTCGCCGCCGGTCTCGCAGAATCCGGCCGGCACGGTGCGGCCCCTGGCCGCTCACGTCGCGGCGACGGTCTTCGACGACGGCACCCACCAGCTGGCGGTGTTGACCCCCGGCGCCGGTCCGGGGGCGGCCGCCAGTGTCGCGGTGTTCGGCCCCGGGCAGCTCGCGCCGCGGGTGATCGGGCTGCCGGGCCCGGCGACCGCGCTGACCAGCGACGGCCACGGCACGGCCTACCTCGCCGCCCGCGGCGGCTACGTCGTGCTGGATCTGACTGGCGGCCACACCACGCAGGTAAACGTCGCCGATTCAGCCGGCGTGGACTTCACCGCGATCGCGCGCCGGGCGGACGGCAAGCTGATGCTGGGCAGCGCCGACGGTGCCGTGTACACCGTCGGCGCTGCGAGCGCGGACACTGCGACGGTGCAGAACCGGACGAAGGTTTTCGCCCGGGTTGATGGGCTTGTGACACAAGGAAATACGACGGTGGTTCTGGATCGCGGACAGACCTCGGTGACGACGATCGGCGCCGACGGCCGGGTCGCACAGTCGCTGCGGGCCGGCGCGGGCGCGACCACGATGGCCGCCGATCCGGTAGGCCGGGTCCTGGTGGCCGACACCCGCGGCGACGAACTGCTGGTGTATGGAGTCGACCCGCTGATCCTGCGGCAGGCCTACCCGGTGCGCCAAGCCCCGTACGGACTGGCCGGCTCTCGGGATTTGGCCTGGGTGTCACAAACCGCATCGAATATGGTTATTGGTTACGATTTATCAACCGGAATTCCCGTCGAAAAGGTGCGTTACCCAACTGTGCAGCAACCCAACTCGTTGGCCTTTGACGAGGCATCGAACACCTTGTACGTGGTGTCGGGGTCCGGTGCGGGGGTCCAGGTCATCGAGCGCGCGGCGGGAACGCGTTGA
- a CDS encoding histidine phosphatase family protein, with the protein MTVILLRHGRSTSNTAGVLAGRSEGVDLDDKGREQAMGLIDRIGDLPIRAMITSPLLRCRNTVAPLAEALCLEPFVEDRLAEVDYGEWTGRKIGELGKEPLWRVVQAHPSAAVFPGGEGLAQVQTRAVAAVREHDRRLSEEHGGDVLWVACTHGDVIKSLIADAYGMHLDGFQRVTADPASVSVIRYTPLRPFVLHVNHTGRRLAAALRAGPPPQTGDESDKSEEPQQQPAEAEPSSDAVVGGSTD; encoded by the coding sequence GTGACTGTGATCCTGTTGCGCCACGGCCGGTCGACCTCGAACACCGCGGGCGTCCTGGCCGGCCGTTCCGAGGGCGTCGACCTCGACGACAAGGGCCGCGAGCAGGCTATGGGCCTGATCGACCGGATCGGCGACCTGCCGATCCGCGCGATGATCACCTCGCCGTTGCTGCGCTGCCGGAACACGGTCGCGCCGCTGGCCGAGGCGCTGTGCCTGGAGCCATTCGTCGAGGACCGGCTCGCCGAGGTGGACTACGGAGAATGGACCGGCCGCAAGATCGGCGAGCTGGGCAAGGAGCCGCTGTGGCGGGTCGTTCAGGCGCACCCCAGCGCGGCGGTGTTTCCCGGTGGCGAGGGGCTGGCCCAGGTGCAGACGCGCGCGGTGGCCGCGGTGCGGGAACACGACCGGCGGCTGAGCGAGGAGCACGGCGGTGATGTGCTGTGGGTGGCTTGCACTCACGGTGATGTCATCAAGTCGCTGATCGCCGACGCCTACGGCATGCATCTGGACGGCTTCCAGCGCGTCACCGCCGACCCGGCGTCGGTGAGCGTCATCCGGTACACCCCGTTGCGGCCGTTCGTGTTACACGTCAACCACACCGGTCGACGGCTGGCCGCGGCGCTGCGGGCCGGTCCGCCACCCCAGACGGGCGACGAGAGCGACAAATCAGAAGAGCCGCAACAACAACCGGCCGAAGCGGAGCCGTCGAGCGACGCGGTCGTCGGGGGATCCACAGACTAA
- a CDS encoding DUF3090 domain-containing protein, giving the protein MARAIHVFRTPDRFVAGTVGHPGNRTFYIQAVGDSRVVSVVLEKQQVAVLAERIGALLLEVNRRFGTPVPPEPSEVDDLNPLITPVDAEFRVGTMGLGWDSEAQTVVVELLAVTDAEFDASVVLDDTDEGPDAVRVFLTPESARQFATRSNRVISAGRPPCPLCDEPLDPEGHICARSNGYKRGALLGSNDDPTE; this is encoded by the coding sequence ATGGCTCGCGCAATCCATGTATTCCGCACTCCCGACCGCTTCGTGGCCGGGACCGTCGGTCACCCCGGAAATCGGACCTTCTACATCCAAGCGGTGGGCGATTCCCGGGTGGTGTCGGTGGTCCTGGAGAAGCAACAGGTCGCGGTGCTCGCCGAACGCATCGGCGCGCTGTTGCTCGAGGTGAACCGCCGGTTCGGTACGCCGGTCCCGCCGGAGCCGTCCGAGGTCGACGACCTCAACCCGCTCATCACGCCCGTCGACGCGGAGTTCCGGGTCGGGACCATGGGCCTGGGCTGGGACTCGGAGGCCCAGACCGTCGTGGTCGAACTGCTGGCCGTCACCGACGCCGAGTTCGACGCCTCGGTGGTGCTCGACGACACCGACGAAGGCCCCGACGCGGTCCGGGTGTTCTTGACCCCGGAGTCGGCGCGGCAGTTCGCCACCCGCTCCAATCGCGTGATCTCGGCGGGACGCCCGCCATGTCCGCTGTGCGACGAACCGCTGGACCCTGAGGGCCACATTTGCGCGCGCTCCAACGGTTATAAGCGCGGCGCGCTGCTCGGGTCCAACGATGACCCCACTGAATAA